One genomic segment of Chelonia mydas isolate rCheMyd1 chromosome 1, rCheMyd1.pri.v2, whole genome shotgun sequence includes these proteins:
- the ANKRD16 gene encoding ankyrin repeat domain-containing protein 16: MAEAENQKQLLRLIQEGRLDLFKEELQRDEEMSKEVRRKHYGKSGDTLLHYAARHGHLNVLTYLVEALEMDIEMFNNDYKRPLHEAASMGHRDCVLYLLDKGARIDCLKKADWTPLMMACTRKNVEVIKDLIEHGANPLLKNKDGWNCFHIASREGDPQIIQYLLTVSPSSWNTESKIKRTPLHTAAMHGCFDVVKALLERCPYEPDSRDKCGVTPFMDAIQNGHIDIAQLLLEKHKVCYTAADAVGARPLHQAAVTAQDEAIRFLVSDLGADVNERATSIQLTALHYAAKEGHTSTIQMLLSLGADLHARDGKSRSALHMACAGQHAACVWLLLQAGLQDSLDDTGTFARQLARKPDVLQLFKGINVSA, encoded by the exons ATGGCTGAAGCAGAAAATCAGAAACAACTTCTCAGGCTGATTCAAGAAGGCAGGCTAGACCTTTTCAAAGAGGAGTTGCAGAGAGATGAGGAAATGAGCAAGGAAGTGCGGCGGAAACACTATGGGAAATCTGGGGATACTCTACTGCACTATGCAGCCAGGCACGGTCACCTGAATGTTCTGACCTATTTAGTAGAAGCCTTGGAAATGGACATTGAAATGTTTAATAATGATTACAAAAGGCCCCTCCACGAAGCGGCTTCCATGGGTCACAGGGATTGTGTGTTGTATCTGCTGGATAAAGGTGCAAGGATAGACTGCTTGAAAAAGGCAGACTG GACTCCTCTCATGATGGCTTGCACCAGGAAGAACGTGGAGGTGATTAAAGATCTCATTGAGCATGGAGCAAACCCATTGTTAAAGAACAAAGATGGCTGGAATTGCTTCCATATAGCAAGTCGAGAGGGTGATCCACAAATCATCCAGTACTTGCTTACTGTATCTCCGAGCAGCTGGAacacagaaagcaaaataaagagaaCTCCTCTGCACACGGCAG CAATGCACGGCTGTTTTGACGTAGTGAAAGCACTTCTTGAGCG GTGCCCATATGAACCTGACAGCAGGGACAAATGCGGAGTGACTCCCTTTATGGACGCGATACAGAACGGGCACATTGACATAGCCCAGCTACTTCTAGAAAAGCATAAG GTCTGTTATACCGCTGCAGATGCTGTAGGTGCTCGGCCTTTGCACCAGGCAGCAGTCACGGCCCAGGACGAAGCCATCCGGTTCCTTGTCTCTGATCTCGGTGCCGATGTCAATGAGAGAGCAACATCAATCCAACTCACGGCGCTACATTATGCAGCCAAG GAAGGACATACAAGTACCATCCAAATGCTCTTGTCCCTCGGCGCTGATCTGCATGCTAGAGATGGGAAAAGTCGATCTG CCCTGCACATGGCCTGTGCAGGCCAGCACGCAGCCTGTGTGTGGCTTCTCCTGCAGGCTGGATTGCAGGACTCTCTGGACGACACTGGAACATTTGCACGGCAGCTTGCCAGGAAACCGGACGTCCTACAGCTTTTCAAGGGAATAAATGTTAGCGCTTGA